In a single window of the Nycticebus coucang isolate mNycCou1 chromosome 13, mNycCou1.pri, whole genome shotgun sequence genome:
- the PDP1 gene encoding pyruvate dehyrogenase phosphatase catalytic subunit 1 isoform X3 — MCVCPGPRRIGIPVRSSSLPLFSDAMPAPTQLFFPLIRNCELSRIYGTACYCHHKHLCCSSPYVPQSRLRYTPHPAYATFCRPKENWWQYTQGRRYASTPQKFYLTPPQVNSILKANEYSFKVPEFDGKNVSSVLGFDSNQLPANAPIEDRRSAATCLQTRGMLLGVFDGHAGCACSQAVSERLFYYIAVSLLPYETLLEIENAVESGRALLPILQWHKHPNDYFSKEASKLYFNSLRTYWQELIDLNTGESTDIDVKEALINAFKRLDNDISLEAQVGDPNSFLNYLVLRVAFSGATACVAHVDGVDLHVANTGDSRAMLGVQEEDGSWSAVTLSNDHNAQNERELERLKLEHPKNEAKSVVKQDRLLGLLMPFRAFGDVKFKWSIDLQKRVIESGPDQLNENEYTKFIPPNYYTPPYLTAEPEVTYHRLRPQDKFLVLATDGLWETMHRQDVVRIVGEYLTGMHHQQPIAVGGYKVTLGQMHGLLTERRTKMSSVFEDQNAATHLIRHAVGNNEFGTVDHERLSKMLSLPEELARMYRDDITIIVVQFNSHVVGAYQNQE; from the coding sequence GAATCCCAGTCAGAAGTTCCAGCCTGCCGCTATTCTCTGATGCCATGCCAGCACCAACTCAACTATTTTTTCCTCTCATCCGTAATTGTGAACTGAGCAGAATCTATGGCACTGCGTGTTACTGCCACCACAAACATCTCTGCTGTTCATCACCCTACGTTCCTCAGAGTCGCCTGAGATATACTCCCCATCCGGCATATGCTACCTTTTGCAGGCCAAAGGAGAACTGGTGGCAGTACACCCAGGGAAGAAGATATGCTTCCACACCGCAGAAATTTTACCTCACACCTCCACAAGTCAACAGCATTCTTAAAGCTAATGAATATAGTTTCAAAGTGCCAGAATTTGATGGCAAAAATGTCAGTTCTGTCCTTGGGTTTGACAGCAATCAGCTGCCTGCAAATGCACCCATTGAAGATCGGAGAAGTGCAGCAACCTGCTTGCAGACTAGAGGGATGCTTTTGGGAGTTTTCGATGGCCATGCAGGCTGTGCTTGTTCTCAGGCTGTCAGTGAAAGACTCTTTTATTATATTGCTGTCTCTTTGTTACCCTATGAGACTTTGCTAGAGATAGAAAATGCAGTGGAGAGTGGTCGGGCACTGCTACCCATCCTCCAGTGGCACAAGCACCCCAACGATTACTTCAGTAAAGAGGCATCCAAGTTGTACTTCAACAGCTTGAGGACTTACTGGCAAGAGCTGATAGACCTCAACACTGGCGAATCAACTGATATTGATGTTAAGGAGGCTTTAATTAATGCTTTCAAGAGGCTTGATAATGACATCTCTTTGGAGGCTCAAGTTGGTGATCCTAATTCTTTCCTCAATTACCTGGTGCTTCGAGTGGCATTTTCTGGGGCCACCGCTTGTGTGGCCCATGTGGATGGTGTTGACCTTCATGTGGCCAATACTGGTGATAGCAGAGCCATGCTAGGTGTGCAGGAAGAGGATGGCTCTTGGTCAGCAGTGACACTGTCTAATGACCACAATGCTCAGAATGAAAGAGAACTAGAACGGTTGAAATTGGAACACCCAAAGAATGAGGCCAAGAGTGTGGTGAAACAGGATCGGCTGCTTGGCCTGCTGATGCCATTTAGAGCTTTTGGAGATGTAAAGTTCAAATGGAGCATTGACCTTCAAAAGAGAGTGATAGAATCTGGCCCAGATCAGCTGAATGAAAACGAGTATACCAAGTTTATCCCTCCTAATTATTACACACCACCATATCTCACTGCTGAGCCAGAAGTAACTTACCACCGGTTAAGGCCACAGGATAAGTTTCTGGTATTGGCTACTGATGGACTGTGGGAGACTATGCATAGGCAGGATGTGGTTAGGATTGTGGGTGAGTACCTAACTGGCATGCATCACCAACAGCCGATAGCTGTTGGTGGCTACAAGGTGACTCTGGGACAGATGCATGGCCTTTTAACAGAAAGGAGAACCAAAATGTCCTCAGTATTTGAGGATCAGAATGCAGCAACCCATCTCATCCGCCATGCTGTGGGCAACAATGAGTTCGGGACAGTTGATCATGAGCGCCTCTCCAAAATGCTTAGTCTTCCTGAAGAGCTTGCTCGTATGTACAGAGATGACATTACAATCATTGTGGTTCAGTTCAATTCTCATGTCGTGGGGGCatatcaaaaccaggaatag
- the PDP1 gene encoding pyruvate dehyrogenase phosphatase catalytic subunit 1 isoform X2 produces MEGLISARASPPTWVPASSGCGCASLSGRMCVCPGPRRIGIPVRSSSLPLFSDAMPAPTQLFFPLIRNCELSRIYGTACYCHHKHLCCSSPYVPQSRLRYTPHPAYATFCRPKENWWQYTQGRRYASTPQKFYLTPPQVNSILKANEYSFKVPEFDGKNVSSVLGFDSNQLPANAPIEDRRSAATCLQTRGMLLGVFDGHAGCACSQAVSERLFYYIAVSLLPYETLLEIENAVESGRALLPILQWHKHPNDYFSKEASKLYFNSLRTYWQELIDLNTGESTDIDVKEALINAFKRLDNDISLEAQVGDPNSFLNYLVLRVAFSGATACVAHVDGVDLHVANTGDSRAMLGVQEEDGSWSAVTLSNDHNAQNERELERLKLEHPKNEAKSVVKQDRLLGLLMPFRAFGDVKFKWSIDLQKRVIESGPDQLNENEYTKFIPPNYYTPPYLTAEPEVTYHRLRPQDKFLVLATDGLWETMHRQDVVRIVGEYLTGMHHQQPIAVGGYKVTLGQMHGLLTERRTKMSSVFEDQNAATHLIRHAVGNNEFGTVDHERLSKMLSLPEELARMYRDDITIIVVQFNSHVVGAYQNQE; encoded by the coding sequence GAATCCCAGTCAGAAGTTCCAGCCTGCCGCTATTCTCTGATGCCATGCCAGCACCAACTCAACTATTTTTTCCTCTCATCCGTAATTGTGAACTGAGCAGAATCTATGGCACTGCGTGTTACTGCCACCACAAACATCTCTGCTGTTCATCACCCTACGTTCCTCAGAGTCGCCTGAGATATACTCCCCATCCGGCATATGCTACCTTTTGCAGGCCAAAGGAGAACTGGTGGCAGTACACCCAGGGAAGAAGATATGCTTCCACACCGCAGAAATTTTACCTCACACCTCCACAAGTCAACAGCATTCTTAAAGCTAATGAATATAGTTTCAAAGTGCCAGAATTTGATGGCAAAAATGTCAGTTCTGTCCTTGGGTTTGACAGCAATCAGCTGCCTGCAAATGCACCCATTGAAGATCGGAGAAGTGCAGCAACCTGCTTGCAGACTAGAGGGATGCTTTTGGGAGTTTTCGATGGCCATGCAGGCTGTGCTTGTTCTCAGGCTGTCAGTGAAAGACTCTTTTATTATATTGCTGTCTCTTTGTTACCCTATGAGACTTTGCTAGAGATAGAAAATGCAGTGGAGAGTGGTCGGGCACTGCTACCCATCCTCCAGTGGCACAAGCACCCCAACGATTACTTCAGTAAAGAGGCATCCAAGTTGTACTTCAACAGCTTGAGGACTTACTGGCAAGAGCTGATAGACCTCAACACTGGCGAATCAACTGATATTGATGTTAAGGAGGCTTTAATTAATGCTTTCAAGAGGCTTGATAATGACATCTCTTTGGAGGCTCAAGTTGGTGATCCTAATTCTTTCCTCAATTACCTGGTGCTTCGAGTGGCATTTTCTGGGGCCACCGCTTGTGTGGCCCATGTGGATGGTGTTGACCTTCATGTGGCCAATACTGGTGATAGCAGAGCCATGCTAGGTGTGCAGGAAGAGGATGGCTCTTGGTCAGCAGTGACACTGTCTAATGACCACAATGCTCAGAATGAAAGAGAACTAGAACGGTTGAAATTGGAACACCCAAAGAATGAGGCCAAGAGTGTGGTGAAACAGGATCGGCTGCTTGGCCTGCTGATGCCATTTAGAGCTTTTGGAGATGTAAAGTTCAAATGGAGCATTGACCTTCAAAAGAGAGTGATAGAATCTGGCCCAGATCAGCTGAATGAAAACGAGTATACCAAGTTTATCCCTCCTAATTATTACACACCACCATATCTCACTGCTGAGCCAGAAGTAACTTACCACCGGTTAAGGCCACAGGATAAGTTTCTGGTATTGGCTACTGATGGACTGTGGGAGACTATGCATAGGCAGGATGTGGTTAGGATTGTGGGTGAGTACCTAACTGGCATGCATCACCAACAGCCGATAGCTGTTGGTGGCTACAAGGTGACTCTGGGACAGATGCATGGCCTTTTAACAGAAAGGAGAACCAAAATGTCCTCAGTATTTGAGGATCAGAATGCAGCAACCCATCTCATCCGCCATGCTGTGGGCAACAATGAGTTCGGGACAGTTGATCATGAGCGCCTCTCCAAAATGCTTAGTCTTCCTGAAGAGCTTGCTCGTATGTACAGAGATGACATTACAATCATTGTGGTTCAGTTCAATTCTCATGTCGTGGGGGCatatcaaaaccaggaatag
- the PDP1 gene encoding pyruvate dehyrogenase phosphatase catalytic subunit 1 isoform X4, translated as MPAPTQLFFPLIRNCELSRIYGTACYCHHKHLCCSSPYVPQSRLRYTPHPAYATFCRPKENWWQYTQGRRYASTPQKFYLTPPQVNSILKANEYSFKVPEFDGKNVSSVLGFDSNQLPANAPIEDRRSAATCLQTRGMLLGVFDGHAGCACSQAVSERLFYYIAVSLLPYETLLEIENAVESGRALLPILQWHKHPNDYFSKEASKLYFNSLRTYWQELIDLNTGESTDIDVKEALINAFKRLDNDISLEAQVGDPNSFLNYLVLRVAFSGATACVAHVDGVDLHVANTGDSRAMLGVQEEDGSWSAVTLSNDHNAQNERELERLKLEHPKNEAKSVVKQDRLLGLLMPFRAFGDVKFKWSIDLQKRVIESGPDQLNENEYTKFIPPNYYTPPYLTAEPEVTYHRLRPQDKFLVLATDGLWETMHRQDVVRIVGEYLTGMHHQQPIAVGGYKVTLGQMHGLLTERRTKMSSVFEDQNAATHLIRHAVGNNEFGTVDHERLSKMLSLPEELARMYRDDITIIVVQFNSHVVGAYQNQE; from the coding sequence ATGCCAGCACCAACTCAACTATTTTTTCCTCTCATCCGTAATTGTGAACTGAGCAGAATCTATGGCACTGCGTGTTACTGCCACCACAAACATCTCTGCTGTTCATCACCCTACGTTCCTCAGAGTCGCCTGAGATATACTCCCCATCCGGCATATGCTACCTTTTGCAGGCCAAAGGAGAACTGGTGGCAGTACACCCAGGGAAGAAGATATGCTTCCACACCGCAGAAATTTTACCTCACACCTCCACAAGTCAACAGCATTCTTAAAGCTAATGAATATAGTTTCAAAGTGCCAGAATTTGATGGCAAAAATGTCAGTTCTGTCCTTGGGTTTGACAGCAATCAGCTGCCTGCAAATGCACCCATTGAAGATCGGAGAAGTGCAGCAACCTGCTTGCAGACTAGAGGGATGCTTTTGGGAGTTTTCGATGGCCATGCAGGCTGTGCTTGTTCTCAGGCTGTCAGTGAAAGACTCTTTTATTATATTGCTGTCTCTTTGTTACCCTATGAGACTTTGCTAGAGATAGAAAATGCAGTGGAGAGTGGTCGGGCACTGCTACCCATCCTCCAGTGGCACAAGCACCCCAACGATTACTTCAGTAAAGAGGCATCCAAGTTGTACTTCAACAGCTTGAGGACTTACTGGCAAGAGCTGATAGACCTCAACACTGGCGAATCAACTGATATTGATGTTAAGGAGGCTTTAATTAATGCTTTCAAGAGGCTTGATAATGACATCTCTTTGGAGGCTCAAGTTGGTGATCCTAATTCTTTCCTCAATTACCTGGTGCTTCGAGTGGCATTTTCTGGGGCCACCGCTTGTGTGGCCCATGTGGATGGTGTTGACCTTCATGTGGCCAATACTGGTGATAGCAGAGCCATGCTAGGTGTGCAGGAAGAGGATGGCTCTTGGTCAGCAGTGACACTGTCTAATGACCACAATGCTCAGAATGAAAGAGAACTAGAACGGTTGAAATTGGAACACCCAAAGAATGAGGCCAAGAGTGTGGTGAAACAGGATCGGCTGCTTGGCCTGCTGATGCCATTTAGAGCTTTTGGAGATGTAAAGTTCAAATGGAGCATTGACCTTCAAAAGAGAGTGATAGAATCTGGCCCAGATCAGCTGAATGAAAACGAGTATACCAAGTTTATCCCTCCTAATTATTACACACCACCATATCTCACTGCTGAGCCAGAAGTAACTTACCACCGGTTAAGGCCACAGGATAAGTTTCTGGTATTGGCTACTGATGGACTGTGGGAGACTATGCATAGGCAGGATGTGGTTAGGATTGTGGGTGAGTACCTAACTGGCATGCATCACCAACAGCCGATAGCTGTTGGTGGCTACAAGGTGACTCTGGGACAGATGCATGGCCTTTTAACAGAAAGGAGAACCAAAATGTCCTCAGTATTTGAGGATCAGAATGCAGCAACCCATCTCATCCGCCATGCTGTGGGCAACAATGAGTTCGGGACAGTTGATCATGAGCGCCTCTCCAAAATGCTTAGTCTTCCTGAAGAGCTTGCTCGTATGTACAGAGATGACATTACAATCATTGTGGTTCAGTTCAATTCTCATGTCGTGGGGGCatatcaaaaccaggaatag